A stretch of the Notamacropus eugenii isolate mMacEug1 chromosome 2, mMacEug1.pri_v2, whole genome shotgun sequence genome encodes the following:
- the LOC140525813 gene encoding ubiquitin D-like isoform X1, with the protein MAPYGAILCVNVQGHEGELMKFSALKDDKIQKIKEQIMSEIKVPIENQKLFLGSETLNPEKKLSDYSIDPSTTIHLILKVVKPSDEEQMVPQMEVDKGKKDPVHVKPSGSVSQVKEVKVHSQRQEPMEITAQKDDGVKKIHEEMRSKTKVPIENQVSLLGSKGRKSEKKLFNNCLEPSSSVHLNQKVVYPSDEEVQMFLIEADKGKKHTLHVKPSTSVSEFMDLIQARTTMPPQVENVSYNGKVLEIGKSMIDYLIPNLNTFFSAKKCIGG; encoded by the exons ATGGCACCCTATGGAGCTATTTTATGT GTGAATGTACAAGGTCATGAAGGAGAATTAATGAAATTCAGTGCCCTGAAGGATGACAAGATACAGAAGATCAAGGAGCAGATTATGTCTGAAATCAAGGTCCCTATAGAAAACCAGAAGCTCTTCTTGGGCTCAGAGACCCTAAACCCTGAAAAAAAGTTGTCAGACTACAGTATTGACCCTAGTACAACTATTCACCTGATCCTGAAGGTGGTGAAACCAAGTGATGAGGAGCAAATGGTGCCTCAGATGGAGGTggataaaggaaaaaaggaccCAGTTCATGTCAAACCATCTGGCTCAGTGTCTCAAGTGAAAGAG GTGAAAGTACATTCTCAGAGGCAAGAGCCAATGGAAATCACTGCCCAGAAGGATGATGGGGTCAAGAAGATTCATGAAGAGATGAGATCTAAAACCAAGGTCCCTATAGAAAACCAGGTGTCCCTCTTGGGCTCCAAGGGTCGAAAGTCTGAAAAAAAGTTGTTCAACAACTGTTTGGAGCCCAGTTCATCTGTTCACCTCAACCAGAAGGTGGTATATCCAAGTGATGAGGAGGTGCAGATGTTTTTGATTGAGGcagataaaggaaagaaacacaCTCTTCATGTCAAACCATCCACCTCAGTTTCTGAGTTTATGGATCTTATTCAAGCCAGAACAACCATGCCTCCTCAGGTAGAGAATGTGTCCTACAATGGCAAGGTGCTAGAGATTGGGAAGAGCATGATTGATTACTTGATCCCGAATCTCAACACTTTCTTCTCAGCCAAGAAGTGCATAGGGGGCTAA
- the LOC140525813 gene encoding ubiquitin D-like isoform X2 produces MKFSALKDDKIQKIKEQIMSEIKVPIENQKLFLGSETLNPEKKLSDYSIDPSTTIHLILKVVKPSDEEQMVPQMEVDKGKKDPVHVKPSGSVSQVKEVKVHSQRQEPMEITAQKDDGVKKIHEEMRSKTKVPIENQVSLLGSKGRKSEKKLFNNCLEPSSSVHLNQKVVYPSDEEVQMFLIEADKGKKHTLHVKPSTSVSEFMDLIQARTTMPPQVENVSYNGKVLEIGKSMIDYLIPNLNTFFSAKKCIGG; encoded by the exons ATGAAATTCAGTGCCCTGAAGGATGACAAGATACAGAAGATCAAGGAGCAGATTATGTCTGAAATCAAGGTCCCTATAGAAAACCAGAAGCTCTTCTTGGGCTCAGAGACCCTAAACCCTGAAAAAAAGTTGTCAGACTACAGTATTGACCCTAGTACAACTATTCACCTGATCCTGAAGGTGGTGAAACCAAGTGATGAGGAGCAAATGGTGCCTCAGATGGAGGTggataaaggaaaaaaggaccCAGTTCATGTCAAACCATCTGGCTCAGTGTCTCAAGTGAAAGAG GTGAAAGTACATTCTCAGAGGCAAGAGCCAATGGAAATCACTGCCCAGAAGGATGATGGGGTCAAGAAGATTCATGAAGAGATGAGATCTAAAACCAAGGTCCCTATAGAAAACCAGGTGTCCCTCTTGGGCTCCAAGGGTCGAAAGTCTGAAAAAAAGTTGTTCAACAACTGTTTGGAGCCCAGTTCATCTGTTCACCTCAACCAGAAGGTGGTATATCCAAGTGATGAGGAGGTGCAGATGTTTTTGATTGAGGcagataaaggaaagaaacacaCTCTTCATGTCAAACCATCCACCTCAGTTTCTGAGTTTATGGATCTTATTCAAGCCAGAACAACCATGCCTCCTCAGGTAGAGAATGTGTCCTACAATGGCAAGGTGCTAGAGATTGGGAAGAGCATGATTGATTACTTGATCCCGAATCTCAACACTTTCTTCTCAGCCAAGAAGTGCATAGGGGGCTAA